The window TCCCCTTCGAACTGCCCGCCGGCCGGCGCACCTGGACCGACATCCGCTACCGGCAGCACGGCGAGGTCGGCTTCCTCGGCTTCTCGTTCCCCGGCGGCGCGATGAGCACCCTGCACTGCCGCCGACTGCTCGCCGCGTACGAGTACGCGCTCACCCGCCCCACCCGGGTGCTCGTCCTCGGCGGAGCGCGCGACTTCTTCTCCAACGGCATCCACCTGAACGTCATCGAGGCCGCCCTGGACCCGGCCCGGGAGTCGTGGGCCAACCTCAACGCCATGGACGACCTCGTCGAGGCGGTGCTGCGCACCACCGACCGGCTCGTCGTGGCCGCCCTCGCCGGGAACGCGGCAGCGGGCGGCGCCATGCTGGCCCTCGCCGCCGACCAGGTCTGGTGCCGCACCGGCACCGTTCTCAACCCGCACTACCGGCGCATGGGCCTGTACGGCTCCGAGTTCTGGACGTACTCCCTGCCCCGCCGGGTCGGCCCCGAGCAGGCCGAGCGGCTGACCACCGAGGCGTTGCCGGTCAGCGCCGCGACCGCCGAACGGCTCGGACTCGCCGACCGCCTCGTACCGGCCGCACCGCGGGACTTCGCGGCCGAGGTGGAGCGACTCGCCGCCGGCCTCGCCGCCGCGCCCGACCTGGACCGGCGCATCACCGCCAAGGCGGCCGCCCGCGCCGCCGACGAACGACAACGCCCCCTCGCCGACCACCGGAAGGCCGAGATGGCCCGCATGCACCACACCTTCTTCGACCCCATGGCCGCCTACCACACCCTGCGTGCGGCCTTCGTCCGCAAGACGCCCGACGGCTCCGCGCGCCCCCTCGACATCCCCTTCGGGGACCTCCGATGACGCCCCGGCTGCTGGTCGCCGGCGTCGGCAACATCTTCCTGGCCGACGACGCGTTCGGCCCCGAGGTGATCCGCGCCCTCGAACACCGCCCGCTGCCGCCCGAGGCCCGTGTGCACGACTACGGCATCCGCGGCATGGACCTCGCCTACGCCCTGCTGGACGGCTACCCCACCGCACTCCTGGTCGACGCCGCCCGGCGCGGGCACCCGCCCGGCACCCTCTCCCTGATCGAGGCCGAACCCCCCGACGGCACCGTCCCGCCCGAGGCCCACGGCATGGACCCGGCGAAGGTCCTCGCCCTGGCCACGCACCTGGGCGACGAGCCCCTGCCCCGGGTCCTGGTACTGGCCTGCGAACCCGAGCTGCTGCCGAGGGACGACGATCTCCTGCCCGGGCTCAGCGCACCGGTGCGGGCAGCCGTCGACCGGGCCGTGGACGCGCTCCACTCACTGGTCCCCGCCCTGCTGGCCGACCCCGCCGGGCCCCTGCCGCCGTTGGGCCGCCCGGTGGAATCCGGCACCCCTCGTCCGGCTGCGCTGCCGGGCACAACGCCCGGCGGCGTCGAGAATCGGTGAACCCCGGGCCCCACGCGACGCGGCCCGGACCCCCTCACCGACCTTGCGAGGAGCAGCGCCCATGTGCGGGTCCGACGTCAAACAGGCCGTACTGGCGAAGAACGACGGCCTGGCCGCCGACCTGCGCGGCGACCTGGCCCGGCAGGGCGTCACCCTGGTGAACCTGCTGTCGAGCCCCGGCAGCGGCAAGACCGAACTCCTCGGCCGGACCCTGGCCCTCGCGGTCGAGCGCGGCCTCCCCGTGGCCGCGCTCACCGCGGACCTCGCCACCGAGAACGACGCGGTCCGGCTGGCCCGCTCCGGCGCCCCCGTCCAGCAGCTGCTCACCGACGGGCTCTGCCACCTGGAAGCACGGCAGGTCCGCACCCGGCTGGACGGCTGGCTGCCGGCGGACACCGCCGTGCTCTTCGTGGAGAACGTCGGCAACCTCGTCTGCCCGGCCGCCTACGACCTCGGCGAGACCCTGCGGGTCGTCCTGATGGCGGTCACCGAGGGCGAGGACAAACCCCTGAAGTACCCCACCGCGTTCGGCTCGGCCCACCTGGTCGTCGTCACCAAGACCGACCTGGCCGAGCCGGCCGGCTTCGACGAGACCGCCTTCCGGGCGAACGTCCACCGGGTCAACCCGGGCGTGGAGATCGTCCGGTCCTGCGCCCGCACCGGGGACGGCGTCGACATCCTGCTGGAGCACGCCCTCGCCGCCCGCGACAGCGCCCCGCCGCACCGACCGCCCCTCGCCCCGCACCCCCACGGCCACCACCACCCCGAGTCCGCCCCCGTCGCGTGACCGCCCCCGCCACCGGCCCGGTGCGCCGCCGGCTCACCGTGCGCGGCACCGTGCAGGGCGTCGGCTTCCGCCCGCACGTGCACCGCCTGGCCGCCGGACTCTCCCTCGCCGGATTCGTCGGCAACATCGGTGACGGGGTGCTCATCGAGGTGGAAGGCCCGGCCGGCGAGGTGGACCGGTTCTGCGCCCTGCTCGCCGAGCAGCCGCCGCCCCTCGCGGCCGTGACCGCGGTCGCCGGCGAGGACCTGCCCGCCACCGGCGAGAGCGGCACCTTCACCATCCGCACCACCGAGCGGTCCCCGGGCCGCACCCAGCTCCCACCCGACACTGCGACCTGCGCCGACTGCCTGTCCGAGCTGTCCGACCCGGCCGACCGCCGCCACCGGCACCCCTTCATCACCTGCACCCACTGCGGCCCCCGGTTCACCGTCGCCACCGGCATGCCGTACGACCGCGCCGTCACGACCATGGCCGGCTTCCCCATGTGCCCCCCGTGCGCACGCGAGTACGGCGACCCCGCCGACCGGCGTTTCCACGCCCAGCCCGTCGCCTGCCCCGACTGCGGGCCGCGGCTCGCCCTGACCCCGGCCGCCGGCAGCGGCGCCCGCCCCGCCCGGGACGGAGAGGCGATCGCCACCGCCCGCGCGCTGCTCGCCGCCGGACGGATCGTCGCCGTCAAGGGGGTCGGCGGCTACCACCTGGCCTGTGACGCCACCGACACCCGGGCCGTCGGGGCCCTGCGCGACCGCAAGGAGCGGGGCGGCAAGGCCTTCGCGGTGATGTGCGCCGACCTGACCACGGCCGAGCGGATCGCACTGCTCTCCGACGCGGAACGGGCCGCCCTCACCAGCGCCCGCCGCCCCATCGTCCTGCTGCGCCGCCGCACACCCCCGGACGGCCTCCGCCTCGCCGAGCAGGTCTGCCCGGGCAGCCCGCACCTCGGCGTCCTGCTGCCCTACACCCCCGTCCACACCCTGCTGTTCGGACTGCCCGGCGATCCCCCCGGCCCCCGGGCGCTGGTCATGACCAGCGGCAACCGCTCCGGTGAACCCATCGTCACCGACGACACCGAGGCGCTGACCAGGCTGGCCGGCCTCGCCGACGCCTGGCTCACCCACGACCGGCCGATCGCCTCGCCCTGCGACGACTCCCTGCTCCGGGTCCGCCCCGACGGCACCGAACAGGTGGTGCGCCGCTCCCGCGGCTACGTGCCCCGCCCGCTGCGGCTGCCGGTCCCGGTCCGGCCCACCCTCGCGGCCGGCGGCGACCTCAAGAACGTCCTCTGCCTGGGCGAGGGCGAGCACGCCTGGTTCGGGCCGCACATCGGGGACATGGGCGAACTCGCCACCCTCGAGGCCGCCGACCGGGCCGAGCGCCACCTGGCCCGCCTCACCGGGGTCACCCCGCGCCTGGTGGCCGCCGACCGGCACCCCGGATACCACTCGACCGCCCGGGCCCGCAGAAGCGCGAGCCGGCTCGGCGCCGGCGCCCCGGTCCTGGTCCAGCACCACCACGCCCACGTCGCCTCCGCGATGGCCGAGCACGGCCTCGACGGCACCACGCCCGTGATCGGCGTCGCCTTCGACGGCACCGGGTACGGGGACGACCGCACGGTGTGGGGCGGCGAGATCCTGCTCGCCGACTACACCGGCTACCGGCGCTTCGCCCATCTGACCCCCGCCCCGCTGCCCGGCGGCGACGCGGGCGTGGCCAACCCGTGCCGGCTGGCGCTCGCCCGGCTCTGGGCGGCCGGGCTGCCGTGGACCCCCGCCCTGCCCAGCGTCATGGCCTGCTCGGACGTCGAGAAAGCCGTGCTGCGAAAGCAGTTGGAACGCCAGGCGGCCTGCGTCCCGACCTCCAGCATGGGCCGGCTCTTCGACGCGGTGTCCTCCCTGGTGGGTGTCTGCCACCGCGCGGAATACGAGGCCCAGGCCGCGATGGAGCTGGAGGCGGCGGCGCTGGAGGCGGCGGGCGACGACGCGGTGGCCCATCCCTTCGGTTTCGGGACGCGCGGCGAGATCGACCCGGCGCCCGCCCTGGCCGCGCTGCTGGACGACCAGTCCCGCGGCACCCCCGCCGCCGTCCTCGCGGCCCGCTTCCACCGCGGCGTCGCGCGGGCCGTCACCGAGATCTGCCGCCGGGCCCGCACGGCGACCGGCCTGACCACCGTCGCGCTGACCGGGGGTGTCTTCGTCAACGCCCTGCTGGAGGAGGAGTGCACCGCCCTGCTCACCCGGGAGGACTTCACGGTGCTGCGGCACGGCGACGTACCGCCCAACGACGGCGGGCTGGCGCTCGGCCAGCTGATGGTCGCGGGAACAGCAACCAACCACGAGACGGAGTGACCCATGTGTCTGGCAGTGCCCGGCAAGGTCGTGTCCATCGACCACAGCGCCGACCCGCTCACGGGACTGATCGACTTCGGCGGAGTGCAGAAGCAGGCGTGCCTCGAGTACCTGCCCGATGTGCGGGTGGGGGAGTACGTGATCGTCCACGTCGGGT of the Streptomyces sp. 1222.5 genome contains:
- a CDS encoding hydrogenase maturation protease, whose amino-acid sequence is MTPRLLVAGVGNIFLADDAFGPEVIRALEHRPLPPEARVHDYGIRGMDLAYALLDGYPTALLVDAARRGHPPGTLSLIEAEPPDGTVPPEAHGMDPAKVLALATHLGDEPLPRVLVLACEPELLPRDDDLLPGLSAPVRAAVDRAVDALHSLVPALLADPAGPLPPLGRPVESGTPRPAALPGTTPGGVENR
- the hypF gene encoding carbamoyltransferase HypF, coding for MTAPATGPVRRRLTVRGTVQGVGFRPHVHRLAAGLSLAGFVGNIGDGVLIEVEGPAGEVDRFCALLAEQPPPLAAVTAVAGEDLPATGESGTFTIRTTERSPGRTQLPPDTATCADCLSELSDPADRRHRHPFITCTHCGPRFTVATGMPYDRAVTTMAGFPMCPPCAREYGDPADRRFHAQPVACPDCGPRLALTPAAGSGARPARDGEAIATARALLAAGRIVAVKGVGGYHLACDATDTRAVGALRDRKERGGKAFAVMCADLTTAERIALLSDAERAALTSARRPIVLLRRRTPPDGLRLAEQVCPGSPHLGVLLPYTPVHTLLFGLPGDPPGPRALVMTSGNRSGEPIVTDDTEALTRLAGLADAWLTHDRPIASPCDDSLLRVRPDGTEQVVRRSRGYVPRPLRLPVPVRPTLAAGGDLKNVLCLGEGEHAWFGPHIGDMGELATLEAADRAERHLARLTGVTPRLVAADRHPGYHSTARARRSASRLGAGAPVLVQHHHAHVASAMAEHGLDGTTPVIGVAFDGTGYGDDRTVWGGEILLADYTGYRRFAHLTPAPLPGGDAGVANPCRLALARLWAAGLPWTPALPSVMACSDVEKAVLRKQLERQAACVPTSSMGRLFDAVSSLVGVCHRAEYEAQAAMELEAAALEAAGDDAVAHPFGFGTRGEIDPAPALAALLDDQSRGTPAAVLAARFHRGVARAVTEICRRARTATGLTTVALTGGVFVNALLEEECTALLTREDFTVLRHGDVPPNDGGLALGQLMVAGTATNHETE
- the hypB gene encoding hydrogenase nickel incorporation protein HypB: MCGSDVKQAVLAKNDGLAADLRGDLARQGVTLVNLLSSPGSGKTELLGRTLALAVERGLPVAALTADLATENDAVRLARSGAPVQQLLTDGLCHLEARQVRTRLDGWLPADTAVLFVENVGNLVCPAAYDLGETLRVVLMAVTEGEDKPLKYPTAFGSAHLVVVTKTDLAEPAGFDETAFRANVHRVNPGVEIVRSCARTGDGVDILLEHALAARDSAPPHRPPLAPHPHGHHHPESAPVA
- a CDS encoding HypC/HybG/HupF family hydrogenase formation chaperone; this translates as MCLAVPGKVVSIDHSADPLTGLIDFGGVQKQACLEYLPDVRVGEYVIVHVGFALQRLDEESARASLELFEQLGLLEEEFGDAWEQASRQQSGSETR